The candidate division KSB1 bacterium genome has a window encoding:
- the amrA gene encoding AmmeMemoRadiSam system protein A, producing MSRGKEDRPGELTEQEKQQLLHIARAAIASRLKGEPLPDFAPVSERLRQKQGAFVTLHKRRALRGCIGYIEPVSPLYLAVAEMAQAAAFEDPRFAPLSEEELSEVDIEISVLSPTREISDLEEIKVGEHGLIVQQGIRKGLLLPQVATECNWDRTTFLRHTCLKAGLPADAYKQKGTSIKVFSAQVFGEKERED from the coding sequence ATGAGTCGCGGCAAAGAAGACCGGCCTGGGGAGCTCACCGAGCAGGAGAAGCAACAGCTCCTGCATATCGCCCGCGCTGCCATTGCCAGCCGGCTCAAGGGTGAGCCGCTCCCAGACTTTGCCCCAGTCTCTGAACGATTGCGGCAGAAGCAAGGAGCCTTCGTGACCCTGCACAAGCGCAGGGCCTTGCGGGGGTGCATTGGCTACATCGAGCCGGTGAGCCCGCTCTACCTTGCGGTGGCGGAGATGGCCCAGGCAGCAGCCTTTGAAGACCCGCGCTTTGCCCCGCTCAGCGAGGAGGAGCTCTCAGAGGTGGATATTGAGATTTCTGTGCTTTCGCCCACGCGCGAGATTAGCGACCTGGAGGAGATCAAGGTGGGGGAGCACGGCCTGATCGTCCAACAGGGAATTCGCAAGGGTCTGCTGCTCCCTCAAGTGGCTACCGAATGTAACTGGGACCGGACGACGTTCTTGCGTCACACCTGCTTGAAGGCCGGCCTGCCCGCCGATGCCTACAAGCAGAAGGGCACGTCCATCAAAGTGTTCTCAGCACAGGTATTTGGGGAAAAGGAGAGGGAGGACTAA
- a CDS encoding fused MFS/spermidine synthase has translation MRFRLGFAVLVMGATATVAQVVAMRELVVVFYGNELLLGLLLTSWLLCTAAGSALAGRVGRRLTRASSAFALLQTIAALVLPATILGARASMMAWGKSQGQVVGLLPMLLTPPAVIGPVCFVLGFLYTLGCKAFAAHGLGDSVAIGRVYVLESIGATVGGIAASFLLIRYLHALEIAALLGSLNLVSAWLLCFWPKRKVRLPVGIVVVGGIVALAATATPLHRLGNSLFWHDYRLLHSENTPYANVAVVTADESVSFFENGLISFTYPDPEAAENLVQLALLQHPRPERVLLLGGGLGGGLQEVLKTPSVSHIDYVELDPRLITLAREYLPAEAVGVLDDLRVGVHHVDGRLYVQKATSRYDVVIIGLPEPRTTMVNRFFTREFFMRVRDVLNPGGVLSFAVSSSENVIGEELARFLSCLRNTLASVFPEVVLFPGATAHFFASTPPTKLTTDATLLLQRLRERGIATQFVREYYLPFRLATARVSYLNQVLEGHRNERLNTDFAPVAYYFDLILWSRQVSPVTARLFDAIAHAGSWAIWLPAAIVALFFAVAARMRWSLARVQRWAVGWAVLCAGFSGIALEVACMVAFQAIYGYVYYRVSLLVTAFMAGLAIGGMLGTRAVQRGSGVAARFKAVVATLVLLPLATLGVMYGLPKASTTHGSLTQFVLPLLLLATGALDGYQFPLANDLFAKAGTRVEHTAGTIYALDLLGASVGALLAAAIAIPVLGLPLTTVGLAFLNLSALVAAALCLNRR, from the coding sequence ATGAGATTTCGGCTTGGCTTTGCGGTGTTGGTCATGGGGGCCACGGCTACCGTCGCGCAGGTGGTGGCCATGCGCGAGCTGGTAGTGGTGTTCTACGGCAACGAATTGCTGCTTGGTCTGCTCCTGACCAGTTGGCTGCTGTGCACTGCAGCAGGCAGCGCCTTAGCAGGACGGGTAGGGCGCCGTTTGACCAGGGCAAGTTCCGCCTTTGCCCTATTGCAGACGATTGCAGCCCTTGTGCTGCCCGCCACCATCCTTGGCGCGCGGGCGAGCATGATGGCCTGGGGAAAGAGCCAGGGCCAGGTGGTGGGCTTGCTGCCGATGCTGTTGACCCCTCCTGCGGTCATCGGCCCGGTATGTTTCGTCCTCGGTTTCTTGTACACCTTGGGCTGCAAGGCATTCGCTGCGCATGGCCTCGGCGATTCCGTCGCCATAGGTCGTGTGTACGTGCTCGAGTCGATTGGCGCCACTGTCGGGGGCATAGCGGCCAGCTTTCTCCTCATTCGGTACTTGCACGCCCTGGAGATAGCTGCATTGTTGGGGAGCCTTAATCTGGTCAGTGCGTGGCTCCTTTGCTTTTGGCCGAAAAGGAAGGTGCGCCTGCCCGTGGGTATCGTCGTTGTTGGCGGAATTGTCGCCTTGGCCGCCACCGCCACGCCGCTCCACCGCTTGGGCAATTCCCTTTTTTGGCACGACTACCGCTTGCTGCACAGCGAGAACACGCCCTACGCCAATGTCGCTGTCGTCACGGCCGACGAGAGCGTGAGCTTCTTTGAAAATGGGCTCATCTCTTTCACCTACCCGGACCCCGAAGCGGCCGAGAATCTGGTGCAGCTTGCGCTTCTGCAGCACCCACGGCCAGAAAGGGTCCTCCTGCTGGGCGGCGGTCTCGGAGGTGGCCTGCAGGAGGTGCTCAAGACACCTTCGGTGAGCCACATCGACTATGTGGAGCTTGACCCGCGCCTCATCACTTTGGCGCGAGAGTACCTCCCAGCCGAGGCAGTCGGGGTGCTGGACGACCTCCGCGTCGGCGTGCACCACGTCGACGGCAGGCTCTACGTGCAGAAGGCCACTAGTCGCTACGACGTGGTCATCATCGGCTTGCCCGAACCGCGCACCACCATGGTGAACCGCTTCTTCACCCGTGAGTTTTTCATGCGCGTGCGGGACGTTCTCAATCCAGGCGGCGTGCTCTCCTTTGCCGTCAGCTCCTCCGAAAACGTCATCGGCGAGGAGTTGGCACGCTTTCTCTCCTGTCTGCGCAACACCCTCGCTTCTGTGTTCCCAGAGGTGGTGCTCTTTCCTGGCGCGACGGCGCACTTCTTTGCCAGCACCCCGCCTACCAAACTGACCACCGACGCCACACTTCTCCTCCAGCGCCTGCGCGAGCGGGGCATAGCGACGCAATTCGTCCGCGAGTACTATTTGCCCTTCCGGTTAGCCACAGCGCGCGTGAGCTATCTCAACCAGGTGTTGGAGGGACACAGAAATGAGCGCCTCAACACCGACTTTGCCCCGGTCGCCTATTATTTCGACCTGATTCTGTGGAGCAGGCAGGTCAGCCCGGTGACGGCGCGTCTGTTCGATGCCATCGCCCACGCAGGCTCCTGGGCGATATGGCTGCCGGCGGCCATTGTGGCCCTCTTCTTCGCCGTGGCAGCACGCATGCGTTGGTCGCTGGCAAGAGTGCAGCGCTGGGCTGTGGGGTGGGCAGTGCTCTGCGCCGGCTTCTCGGGGATTGCGTTGGAAGTAGCTTGTATGGTGGCGTTTCAGGCAATCTACGGCTACGTCTACTACCGAGTGTCGCTCTTGGTGACGGCGTTTATGGCGGGCTTGGCCATTGGTGGGATGTTGGGCACCCGCGCGGTGCAACGCGGCTCGGGCGTCGCAGCCAGGTTCAAGGCAGTCGTAGCGACCTTGGTGTTGCTTCCCTTAGCGACTCTCGGGGTGATGTATGGCCTGCCGAAGGCTTCTACTACGCACGGATCTTTGACGCAGTTCGTGCTTCCACTGCTGCTCCTCGCAACAGGGGCATTGGACGGCTACCAGTTCCCTCTGGCCAATGACCTTTTTGCCAAAGCCGGAACGCGCGTGGAGCACACCGCGGGCACCATCTACGCCCTCGACCTGCTGGGTGCAAGTGTGGGCGCCCTACTGGCGGCGGCGATCGCCATTCCGGTGCTCGGCCTGCCACTCACCACGGTCGGCTTAGCTTTCCTCAACCTTAGTGCGCTCGTCGCCGCCGCCCTGTGCTTGAATCGGCGTTAG
- the tilS gene encoding tRNA lysidine(34) synthetase TilS — translation MHKTMLLARFEKCLREHRLVAPGQTVLVAVSGGVDSMVLLDLFACIQEPWRLQLVVAHLNHGLRGKEADRDQTFVSTRAGHYGLPVVTERADVAGYARQRHLSREAAAREVRYDFLRRAAQQAGAERVALGHHANDQAETFLDHLLRGAGLAGLGGMWWQRDIFVRPLLGFTRAELTEYATHHRLPFCEDSSNVDLRMRRNRLRHELVPHLASHYNPRVVEALSRACQAFQEADQGLRIIAARQLARDGREEGGKIVLDIAEFLRYLSVTQKYVLMDVVERMGGRRSQLDSRTLERVLRLVRQARPGTRVSLGGGIEAAVSGRYLVIGPSAQGSFCLPVHIGREVADPARGFVFKCSPATREEFQALRGTSPAVEFVDAGQVEEPLRLRSWQRGDRFFPLGMQESKKLSDFFIDAKVPHHRRHLVPLLECAKGIIWVCGLRLDERFRVTDKTRQLLRLEFHSDYASKEREAEG, via the coding sequence TTGCACAAGACCATGCTCCTTGCGCGCTTTGAAAAGTGCTTGCGGGAACACCGCCTCGTCGCCCCAGGCCAGACGGTTCTGGTAGCAGTTTCTGGCGGCGTGGATTCGATGGTGCTGCTGGACCTTTTCGCCTGCATTCAAGAACCCTGGCGGCTGCAGCTGGTCGTGGCACACCTCAACCATGGCCTGCGCGGCAAAGAGGCCGACCGCGACCAGACCTTTGTCAGCACACGTGCCGGCCACTACGGCCTGCCCGTGGTGACCGAGCGGGCGGATGTTGCCGGCTACGCGCGCCAGCGACACTTGTCCCGTGAGGCCGCAGCCCGCGAGGTGCGCTATGACTTCTTGCGACGGGCGGCGCAGCAAGCGGGCGCCGAGCGCGTTGCCTTGGGCCACCACGCCAATGACCAGGCAGAGACCTTCCTCGACCATCTCCTGCGCGGAGCCGGTCTCGCCGGGTTGGGCGGCATGTGGTGGCAGCGGGACATCTTCGTGCGCCCGCTCCTTGGGTTCACCCGCGCCGAACTAACCGAATACGCCACCCACCACCGGCTGCCATTTTGCGAAGATAGTTCCAATGTTGACCTGCGGATGCGCAGGAACCGGCTGCGGCACGAGCTAGTGCCTCACCTGGCTTCCCACTACAACCCGCGCGTCGTGGAGGCGCTCAGCCGCGCCTGCCAGGCGTTCCAGGAAGCTGACCAGGGCTTGCGCATCATCGCTGCCCGACAGCTGGCCCGCGACGGGCGCGAAGAGGGGGGAAAAATTGTTCTTGATATTGCTGAGTTTTTGCGCTATCTTTCAGTGACGCAAAAGTATGTGTTGATGGACGTGGTGGAGCGGATGGGAGGTAGGCGCTCGCAGCTCGACAGCCGAACCCTGGAACGCGTGCTCCGCTTGGTGAGGCAGGCACGGCCGGGGACGAGGGTAAGCCTGGGGGGAGGAATCGAGGCCGCCGTCTCCGGTCGCTACTTGGTGATCGGCCCGAGCGCCCAAGGGTCCTTTTGCCTGCCAGTGCACATCGGCCGAGAGGTAGCTGACCCAGCGCGTGGTTTCGTCTTCAAGTGTTCGCCAGCCACGCGGGAAGAATTCCAGGCGCTGCGCGGCACATCCCCTGCCGTGGAATTTGTCGATGCCGGGCAGGTCGAAGAGCCGCTGCGGCTGCGTTCGTGGCAGCGCGGCGACCGCTTTTTCCCCCTGGGGATGCAGGAGAGCAAGAAACTGTCGGACTTTTTCATCGATGCCAAAGTGCCGCACCATCGCCGCCATCTTGTGCCGCTCCTCGAGTGCGCCAAGGGTATCATCTGGGTGTGCGGGCTGCGCCTCGATGAACGGTTTCGCGTCACCGACAAGACGAGGCAGCTACTAAGACTGGAATTCCACAGCGACTATGCCAGCAAAGAGCGAGAAGCAGAAGGCTGA
- the hpt gene encoding hypoxanthine phosphoribosyltransferase, translating into MPAKSEKQKAEACDGYRLMLSPRRIQRRIKELAKELSRDYRGRVPVFIGVLNGGFIFMADLIRALEIDCEVDFMKISSYGDETMTSGWVKLLKDVDCQIEGRDVVVVEDIVDSGLSIQFLHRRLQRFKPKSVKYVALLLKEGAAKVPYEVDYVGFRIPNEFVVGYGLDQAQLLRNLGGIYVKKE; encoded by the coding sequence ATGCCAGCAAAGAGCGAGAAGCAGAAGGCTGAGGCGTGTGACGGCTATCGGCTGATGTTGAGCCCGCGCCGCATCCAGCGCCGCATCAAAGAGTTAGCCAAGGAGTTGTCCCGAGACTATCGCGGCCGCGTTCCGGTGTTCATCGGCGTGCTGAACGGTGGGTTCATCTTCATGGCCGACCTGATCAGAGCGCTGGAGATAGACTGCGAGGTCGATTTCATGAAAATCTCCAGCTATGGCGACGAGACCATGACCTCCGGCTGGGTGAAGCTCTTGAAAGACGTCGACTGCCAGATCGAAGGTCGGGATGTGGTGGTCGTCGAGGATATTGTCGACTCCGGGCTCTCCATTCAGTTCCTGCACCGGCGGCTGCAGCGTTTCAAGCCCAAGTCGGTCAAGTATGTTGCTTTGCTTCTCAAAGAAGGTGCCGCCAAGGTGCCTTACGAGGTGGACTATGTTGGGTTCCGCATCCCGAACGAATTCGTTGTCGGCTACGGTCTTGACCAGGCGCAGCTGCTGCGCAACCTTGGCGGCATTTACGTGAAGAAGGAGTGA
- the ftsH gene encoding ATP-dependent zinc metalloprotease FtsH, with protein sequence MGRTLFLWLIIITVSLYISQRLTIRNRGEQELQYAPHFVELLAARQVQKVMVRGKELHGEVREPQPFPKAGGQGYYTKFRVALPAEPSPEEVQRWREEFGIGEIRFTEKAISVWQYLLGYGPWLLIIAVWLFFLRRMQGVGTKGIFSFGKSRARLLTENRPKVTFDDVAGADEAKEELREIIEFLKEPEKFQRLGGKIPKGALLLGPPGTGKTLLAKAVAGEAGVAFFSMSGADFVEMFVGVGASRVRDLFEQGKRNAPCIIFIDEIDAVGRQRGAGLGGGHDEREQTLNQLLVEMDGFDSNEGVIVIAATNRPDVLDQALLRPGRFDRQIVVDRPDVRGREGILRVHTKKIPLGRDVDLSILAKGTPGFSGADLANMVNEAALLAARKNKTHVTMEDFEEAKDKVMMGAERKSLLISEEERRSTAYHEAGHALVAKLIPGSDPVHKVTIIPRGRALGATTTLPIDEKHNYSKEYCLIMMRHLLGGRAAEKLVLKQLTTGAGNDIERATELARKMVCEWGMSDRLGPVTFGKKGEEIFLGREIAQHRDYSEKTAQLIDEEVKRFVLSAAEDVEKLLAENIDKLHALANALLEREILDGEEIDRILAGQALAPSKNRRTQRGGPAAAKKSDKASAAAPR encoded by the coding sequence ATGGGGCGCACGCTCTTCTTGTGGCTGATTATCATCACGGTTTCCCTGTACATATCGCAGCGGCTCACCATCCGCAACCGGGGCGAACAGGAGCTGCAATACGCGCCGCACTTTGTCGAGCTCCTTGCGGCGCGCCAGGTGCAGAAAGTGATGGTGCGGGGCAAGGAGCTGCATGGCGAGGTGCGCGAGCCACAACCCTTCCCGAAGGCAGGCGGCCAGGGGTACTATACCAAGTTTCGCGTCGCCCTGCCTGCCGAGCCCTCCCCGGAGGAGGTGCAGCGTTGGCGGGAAGAATTTGGCATCGGCGAGATCCGCTTCACGGAGAAGGCGATCAGTGTCTGGCAGTATCTTCTCGGCTACGGCCCCTGGTTGCTGATTATCGCCGTCTGGCTGTTTTTCCTGCGCCGCATGCAAGGGGTGGGGACCAAGGGGATCTTTTCCTTCGGCAAGTCGCGGGCGCGGCTGCTCACCGAAAATCGCCCGAAGGTGACGTTCGACGATGTGGCGGGTGCCGATGAGGCCAAGGAAGAGCTGCGCGAAATCATCGAGTTCCTCAAGGAGCCGGAGAAATTCCAGCGCCTTGGCGGCAAGATCCCCAAGGGTGCCTTGCTCCTCGGGCCGCCTGGAACGGGCAAGACTCTGCTTGCCAAGGCGGTGGCCGGCGAGGCGGGGGTCGCCTTCTTCAGCATGTCCGGGGCCGATTTTGTGGAGATGTTTGTCGGGGTGGGTGCCTCGCGCGTGCGCGACCTCTTTGAGCAGGGCAAACGCAACGCGCCCTGCATCATCTTCATCGACGAGATCGACGCCGTGGGCAGACAGCGGGGAGCCGGCTTGGGGGGCGGCCACGACGAGCGGGAGCAGACGCTGAACCAGCTCTTGGTGGAGATGGACGGCTTCGACTCCAACGAGGGCGTCATCGTCATCGCCGCAACCAACCGCCCTGACGTGCTGGACCAGGCCCTCCTGCGACCAGGGAGGTTTGACCGGCAGATCGTGGTCGATCGCCCCGACGTGCGCGGACGCGAAGGGATCTTGCGGGTGCACACCAAGAAGATCCCCTTGGGCCGCGACGTGGACCTCTCCATTTTGGCCAAAGGCACGCCGGGCTTTTCCGGCGCCGACCTTGCCAACATGGTCAACGAGGCGGCGCTGCTTGCCGCGCGCAAGAACAAGACCCACGTTACCATGGAGGACTTTGAAGAAGCCAAGGACAAGGTGATGATGGGTGCCGAGCGCAAGAGCCTGCTCATCAGCGAAGAGGAGCGACGGAGCACGGCCTACCACGAGGCAGGGCATGCCCTAGTGGCCAAGCTCATCCCCGGCTCGGACCCTGTGCACAAAGTGACCATCATCCCTCGCGGACGGGCGCTGGGCGCCACTACCACGCTGCCCATCGACGAGAAGCACAATTACTCCAAAGAGTACTGCCTCATCATGATGCGCCACCTGCTCGGCGGCCGCGCTGCAGAAAAGCTGGTCCTCAAGCAGCTCACTACCGGTGCTGGCAACGACATCGAACGCGCCACCGAGCTGGCGCGCAAAATGGTCTGCGAGTGGGGCATGAGCGACCGCCTGGGGCCGGTCACCTTCGGCAAGAAGGGCGAGGAGATTTTCCTTGGGCGCGAGATCGCCCAGCACCGCGACTACAGCGAAAAGACCGCCCAGCTCATCGACGAAGAAGTGAAACGCTTTGTGCTTTCGGCAGCCGAAGACGTGGAGAAGCTGCTGGCGGAGAACATCGACAAACTCCACGCCCTGGCTAATGCCCTTCTGGAGCGCGAGATCCTCGATGGCGAGGAGATCGACCGTATCCTTGCTGGCCAGGCTCTTGCGCCATCGAAGAACAGACGGACGCAGCGCGGAGGGCCGGCCGCAGCCAAGAAAAGCGATAAGGCGTCGGCAGCCGCGCCTCGCTGA
- a CDS encoding tetratricopeptide repeat protein: MAYIVLLLRLWLVPPSRLPLLIAVVSVFLLVVLALLSTSTTVLNRRVLVRLLLVVAALSVAAEAALLVRLRGPAPRPYVAILPFLPGKESPQAWALSRTLCHNLRALSSNYYVGSFESVLEAVQADSVMDQAYVAKFCERSGLDAAVSGELVHHGEALQWSGHLWRQGVWSDTTLPASAGELEPLAKDAQAWLVRKLGLVPPRAEEREVYWDAQAAQADILTRAAKFEEARRVLSNAHPPLHWLMVGQSYLQQAKQLRNLGRAWREPLYHAVTTAEELVQQDSTLVEAHLLLGECHILEEEWDRAETHVRKALALDPSSSHALVLLMRLHRSRYRDLGFEDEEQLYRRAIWYDPCSVSARLGLVAYLQQMGRRSEALQAVDEVLRINPSSIPGLLAKGRMLITWEQNEAGFACLEKAASLAPDDPEVLFAFGVARYVTEDYEGARPLFERAVAVGDHLDSYLYLGLIARRLGQPEKALPYFQERVRRKRDAQDRLAEIARENIFQITH; encoded by the coding sequence ATGGCATACATTGTCTTGCTCCTGCGCTTGTGGCTGGTGCCTCCGTCGCGTCTGCCGCTGCTCATTGCCGTCGTTTCGGTTTTCCTGCTGGTCGTCCTTGCGCTGCTCTCCACTTCTACCACGGTATTGAACCGTCGGGTGCTGGTGCGCCTCTTGTTGGTTGTGGCGGCGCTCAGCGTGGCCGCAGAGGCGGCGCTCTTAGTGCGCCTTCGTGGGCCCGCGCCGCGACCGTACGTGGCGATTCTGCCTTTCTTACCGGGGAAGGAGTCTCCGCAGGCATGGGCGCTGAGCCGCACCCTTTGCCACAACCTGCGAGCGCTGAGTAGCAACTACTACGTGGGGAGTTTCGAGTCGGTATTGGAGGCGGTGCAGGCTGACAGCGTCATGGACCAGGCTTATGTGGCCAAGTTCTGTGAGCGAAGCGGGCTCGATGCTGCTGTTTCGGGGGAGCTTGTCCACCATGGCGAGGCCTTGCAGTGGAGCGGTCACTTGTGGCGCCAAGGCGTGTGGTCGGACACCACGTTGCCAGCCTCGGCAGGGGAACTCGAACCACTGGCCAAGGATGCCCAAGCTTGGCTTGTCCGCAAGTTAGGCCTCGTGCCGCCGCGCGCCGAGGAAAGGGAAGTCTACTGGGACGCGCAGGCGGCGCAGGCCGATATTTTGACGCGTGCAGCCAAGTTCGAGGAGGCGCGCAGGGTTCTCAGCAACGCACATCCTCCTTTGCACTGGCTGATGGTGGGCCAGTCCTACTTGCAGCAGGCCAAGCAGCTGCGCAACCTCGGCAGAGCGTGGCGCGAGCCTTTGTACCATGCCGTCACCACCGCGGAAGAACTGGTCCAGCAAGACTCGACCTTGGTAGAGGCGCACCTCCTGCTTGGCGAGTGCCACATTCTCGAGGAGGAATGGGACCGGGCCGAAACTCATGTGCGCAAGGCCTTGGCCCTGGACCCCTCCAGCAGCCATGCGCTGGTTCTCCTCATGCGCCTGCACCGTTCCCGGTATCGGGACCTCGGTTTCGAGGACGAAGAACAACTCTACCGGCGGGCTATCTGGTACGACCCCTGCTCGGTGAGCGCCCGCTTGGGCCTTGTCGCCTACTTGCAACAGATGGGGCGACGGTCAGAAGCGCTGCAGGCGGTGGACGAGGTGCTTCGCATTAACCCATCGTCTATCCCCGGCTTGCTGGCAAAGGGGAGGATGCTGATCACCTGGGAACAGAACGAAGCTGGATTCGCCTGCTTGGAAAAGGCAGCCAGTCTGGCACCCGACGACCCAGAAGTGCTCTTTGCCTTCGGGGTCGCTCGCTATGTGACCGAAGACTATGAAGGTGCGCGGCCCTTGTTTGAGCGCGCCGTTGCCGTGGGCGACCATCTTGACTCTTATCTGTACCTCGGGCTGATCGCGCGCCGCCTCGGCCAGCCCGAGAAGGCTCTGCCGTACTTCCAGGAGAGGGTGCGGCGCAAACGCGATGCACAGGACCGGCTGGCAGAGATCGCGCGGGAGAACATTTTCCAGATAACGCACTGA
- the folP gene encoding dihydropteroate synthase produces the protein MTLQLTCRSRVLDLSRRTLIMGIVNVTPDSFSDGGKYFDLERAVEHAVELCRQGADIIDVGGESTRPGAEPVPADEEMRRVVPVIERLARRVTVPISVDTYKACVAEEALAAGAAMVNDISALRADPHMAEVVRRFGAAVVLMHMQGEPRTMQLDPRYQDVVGDIIAFLQERALACTAHGIPRSCLIADPGLGFGKTVEHNFEIIRRLAEFRCLQLPLLVGPSRKSFVGAVTGLPPQERLEGTAAAVAACVLNGAHIVRVHDVQAMRRVVAVADAIARKEPAH, from the coding sequence ATGACTTTGCAGTTGACATGTCGCAGCAGGGTGCTCGACCTGTCCCGCAGGACGCTCATCATGGGCATCGTCAACGTCACCCCGGATAGCTTTTCTGACGGCGGGAAGTACTTCGATCTGGAGCGGGCGGTGGAACACGCCGTGGAGCTGTGCCGGCAGGGGGCCGACATCATCGATGTGGGCGGCGAATCCACGCGGCCAGGGGCTGAACCAGTACCCGCCGACGAAGAGATGCGGCGCGTGGTGCCGGTCATCGAGCGCTTGGCGCGCAGGGTGACGGTGCCCATCTCGGTGGACACCTACAAGGCATGCGTGGCCGAGGAGGCGCTTGCCGCGGGCGCGGCCATGGTCAACGACATCAGCGCCTTGCGCGCCGACCCGCACATGGCGGAGGTCGTGCGCCGCTTCGGTGCCGCTGTCGTGCTCATGCACATGCAGGGCGAACCGCGCACCATGCAGCTTGACCCCAGATACCAAGATGTGGTAGGAGATATCATCGCCTTCTTGCAGGAGAGGGCGTTGGCCTGCACGGCGCACGGCATTCCGCGCTCGTGCTTGATCGCCGACCCAGGGCTGGGCTTCGGCAAGACGGTTGAGCATAACTTTGAGATCATTCGCCGCTTGGCAGAGTTCAGGTGCCTGCAACTGCCCCTGCTGGTGGGGCCCAGCCGCAAATCGTTTGTGGGCGCAGTCACCGGCCTGCCGCCTCAGGAGCGGTTGGAAGGGACGGCGGCCGCGGTGGCTGCCTGCGTGCTCAACGGTGCTCACATCGTGCGCGTGCACGATGTGCAAGCCATGCGTCGCGTGGTAGCCGTCGCCGATGCCATCGCTCGCAAGGAACCGGCCCATTAA
- the cdaA gene encoding diadenylate cyclase CdaA encodes MVLFRIGFIPVTLFDVLDIAVISYLLYRVYFFIRGTRAAQMTVGLVVILVLSVVAPLFNLGALSWLFQNLKTIWLVAFVVVFQPELRRLLIYIGQTRLARYFVSVAGTRTVEEVIKASLELSKRGYGGLIVLVKETGLRPVVETGVRLQAEVSVPLIVSIFNPRSPLHDGAIVIQNELIEAARCILPLSDNPQLDQTLGTRHRAAVGLSEESDAVVIVISEETGTISVAYKGVLKRGMDEQAMRRELEQDLRVTPS; translated from the coding sequence GTGGTGCTCTTTCGCATTGGGTTCATCCCAGTCACGCTCTTCGATGTCTTGGATATCGCGGTCATCTCCTACCTCCTTTATCGGGTCTACTTTTTCATTCGTGGTACGCGCGCAGCGCAGATGACCGTCGGACTGGTGGTGATCCTGGTCCTTTCGGTGGTGGCGCCCCTCTTCAACTTGGGCGCCCTAAGTTGGCTTTTCCAGAACCTCAAGACCATCTGGTTAGTCGCCTTCGTGGTCGTGTTTCAGCCGGAACTCCGCAGGTTACTCATCTACATCGGCCAGACGCGGTTGGCGCGCTACTTTGTCAGCGTGGCCGGCACGCGCACGGTGGAAGAAGTGATTAAGGCCAGCTTGGAGCTTTCCAAGCGGGGCTACGGCGGCCTCATCGTCTTGGTAAAGGAGACAGGCCTGAGGCCTGTGGTGGAGACCGGGGTGCGGCTGCAGGCGGAGGTCTCTGTGCCGCTCATTGTCTCCATCTTCAATCCACGCTCGCCGCTCCACGACGGTGCCATTGTCATCCAGAACGAGCTGATCGAAGCGGCGCGCTGTATCTTACCCCTGTCGGACAATCCCCAGTTAGATCAAACCCTTGGCACGAGGCATCGAGCGGCAGTGGGATTGAGCGAGGAGAGCGACGCAGTAGTGATTGTAATCTCCGAAGAAACGGGCACAATCTCTGTTGCCTACAAAGGGGTTCTCAAGCGAGGGATGGATGAGCAGGCAATGCGCAGGGAACTTGAGCAGGACCTGCGTGTCACGCCGAGCTGA
- a CDS encoding D-lyxose/D-mannose family sugar isomerase, with translation MITREQAEKARKRALKLFKKARIVLTEQEKQNIEIADFGLGELESTGLELVVYVNTDRVCAKELVLFPYQTCPEHRHPPVEGEPGKEETFRCRWGTVYLYVPGEPTPHPKAKPPKGREQGYTVWHEVELTPGAQYILPPNTLHWFQAGPKGAIVSEFSTSSRDESDIFTDPQIQRTPVIEG, from the coding sequence ATGATCACCCGCGAGCAGGCAGAGAAGGCGCGGAAACGGGCGCTGAAACTCTTCAAGAAGGCAAGGATTGTCCTCACCGAGCAGGAAAAGCAGAACATCGAGATCGCCGACTTTGGTCTGGGCGAGCTAGAAAGTACTGGACTCGAACTGGTGGTGTACGTGAACACCGACCGGGTGTGTGCGAAGGAACTGGTGCTCTTTCCGTACCAGACCTGCCCAGAACATAGGCACCCGCCGGTTGAAGGGGAGCCTGGCAAGGAAGAGACCTTCCGCTGCCGCTGGGGCACGGTGTATCTGTACGTGCCCGGCGAACCGACTCCACATCCCAAGGCCAAGCCGCCCAAAGGGCGCGAGCAAGGGTACACCGTCTGGCATGAAGTGGAGCTCACCCCGGGGGCGCAATACATACTGCCGCCCAATACCCTCCACTGGTTTCAAGCCGGGCCAAAAGGGGCGATTGTGTCTGAGTTCTCGACCAGCAGCCGTGATGAGTCGGACATCTTCACCGACCCGCAGATCCAACGGACGCCGGTGATCGAGGGATAG